The following are encoded in a window of Salinibacter grassmerensis genomic DNA:
- a CDS encoding hydroxymethylglutaryl-CoA reductase, with protein sequence MSVPDALLKQLYTFGSLENTDRGVEFALKNRLKDATLTGLPDMKIDGDTVPPEQVHLFMGEGETHAAHEISDEDALDFPLRRTLHVRADRPALEPGTHTLELTFRADPFGTLTFSVEDSISEQDEALARIPRDPDDNCSQAVIDERQRFIEDYSDTSLDHVPHYSFDPEVTEGNVENFTGVAQIPLGVAGPLTVDGEHAQDDVLIPLATSEGTLVASYNRGIKVCNLSGGVEATVSRDCMQRAPVFIFDNARGARDFTHWVDDHMDAIRQEAESTSSVAELLCVDHYLSNHFAYLRFNYRTGDAAGQNMVGRATFAACGWIMDQYPGPIDHFYLESNFATDKKASQVNVMQTRGKRVTAEATIDQDTLAQHMRVEPEALHRHWSVSTVGAFLSGANNNGAHSPNAITALFIATGQDVANVSESSAGVLYTDITDDGDLYISLTIPSLIVATYGGGTGLPTQRECLEMMGCYGKGKVHRFAEIVAAATLAGELSLGAAISSSDWVSSHETYGRNR encoded by the coding sequence ATGTCTGTGCCCGACGCCCTTCTGAAGCAGCTCTACACGTTTGGCAGCCTCGAGAATACCGATCGGGGCGTCGAGTTTGCGCTCAAGAACCGCCTGAAGGACGCCACACTCACCGGGCTCCCCGACATGAAAATCGACGGCGACACGGTGCCGCCGGAGCAGGTGCATCTCTTTATGGGGGAGGGCGAGACCCATGCGGCCCACGAGATTTCCGACGAGGATGCACTCGACTTTCCCCTCCGCCGCACCCTTCATGTGCGGGCCGACCGGCCGGCGCTGGAGCCCGGCACGCACACCCTCGAGCTGACCTTCCGGGCCGACCCGTTCGGCACGCTCACCTTTTCCGTCGAGGACTCGATCTCCGAGCAGGACGAGGCCCTGGCGCGCATTCCCCGCGACCCGGACGACAACTGCAGTCAGGCCGTCATCGACGAGCGGCAGCGGTTTATCGAGGACTACAGCGACACCTCGCTCGACCACGTGCCCCACTACTCGTTCGACCCGGAGGTCACGGAGGGCAACGTTGAGAACTTCACCGGCGTCGCCCAGATTCCGCTCGGCGTTGCCGGGCCGCTCACGGTGGACGGCGAGCACGCGCAGGACGACGTGCTGATCCCCCTCGCCACGTCCGAGGGCACGCTCGTGGCCTCCTACAACCGCGGCATCAAGGTGTGCAACTTGAGCGGCGGCGTAGAGGCCACCGTGTCCCGCGACTGCATGCAGCGCGCCCCGGTCTTCATCTTCGACAACGCCCGGGGGGCCCGCGACTTTACCCACTGGGTGGACGACCACATGGACGCGATCCGACAGGAGGCGGAGTCGACCTCCAGCGTCGCGGAGCTGCTCTGCGTCGACCACTACTTGTCGAACCACTTCGCGTACCTGCGCTTCAACTACCGCACCGGCGACGCGGCGGGGCAGAACATGGTGGGGCGCGCCACCTTCGCCGCCTGCGGCTGGATCATGGACCAGTACCCGGGCCCCATCGATCACTTTTACCTGGAGTCAAACTTCGCCACGGACAAGAAGGCCTCGCAGGTGAACGTGATGCAGACGCGCGGCAAGCGCGTGACGGCCGAGGCCACCATCGACCAGGATACGCTTGCCCAGCACATGCGGGTGGAGCCTGAGGCCCTGCACCGCCACTGGAGCGTGTCGACCGTGGGGGCCTTTCTCTCCGGCGCCAACAACAACGGGGCGCACTCCCCCAACGCCATCACGGCGCTCTTCATCGCCACCGGGCAGGACGTGGCCAACGTCTCCGAGTCGTCGGCGGGCGTCCTCTACACCGACATCACCGACGACGGCGACCTCTACATCTCGCTCACCATTCCGTCCCTCATCGTCGCCACGTACGGCGGGGGCACAGGCCTTCCTACGCAGCGCGAGTGCCTCGAGATGATGGGGTGCTACGGCAAAGGCAAGGTCCACAGGTTTGCCGAGATCGTGGCGGCGGCCACCCTCGCCGGCGAGCTGTCACTGGGCGCCGCCATCTCCTCCTCCGACTGGGTCTCGAGCCACGAGACCTACGGACGCAACCGGTGA
- a CDS encoding glycosyltransferase, which translates to MIAALEVAVPALYAVAIVALTAYGGNLLWLALVHATAEGLRDGPVPDPDDLPVPDDDWPVVTVQLPLYNEAEVAQRLIDACVNLDYPRSKLEIQVLDDSTDETTERVAQRVDHWQAEGVNITHVHRDDRTGYKAGALANGLEDARGALIAIFDADFVPRSSFLRRLVPRFFDAPDLGMVQARWGHLNRDDSLLTRVQAFGLDAHFAIEQRVRELAGCFLNFNGTAGVWRRACIEDAGGWAHDTLTEDLDLSYRAQLRGWALTYVSTAEAPAELPPDMNALRTQQFRWAKGGAETALKLTGRLWRSAQPWRVKLEGTFHLTAHFAFPFILLAALTHAPLLLLKGIGHGPGEVYFAIMGFGLFGFAGFFLAQLFAQRALHPDWRRRLRLFVPFMAGTMGLSLSNTSAVWQALRGTDTAFIRTPKFGATSGDGWWESRYAIREVPRVVWGELALALYSTVGLGVVVGLGEWAAVPFQALFALGFALVTASSLRQALTAQQSPTASAPASSPAA; encoded by the coding sequence ATGATTGCAGCCCTTGAGGTCGCCGTTCCGGCACTCTACGCGGTCGCCATCGTGGCCCTTACAGCCTACGGCGGCAACCTGCTGTGGCTCGCCCTCGTCCACGCCACCGCCGAAGGCCTGCGCGACGGCCCCGTGCCGGACCCCGACGACCTGCCGGTCCCCGACGACGACTGGCCCGTCGTGACCGTGCAGCTTCCCCTCTACAACGAGGCCGAAGTGGCCCAGCGCCTCATCGACGCCTGCGTGAACCTCGACTATCCCCGCTCCAAGCTCGAAATCCAGGTCCTCGACGACTCGACCGACGAGACGACCGAGCGGGTGGCCCAGCGCGTCGACCACTGGCAGGCCGAGGGCGTCAACATCACGCACGTCCACCGCGACGACCGCACCGGCTACAAGGCCGGCGCCCTCGCCAACGGACTGGAGGATGCCCGCGGGGCCCTCATCGCGATTTTTGACGCCGACTTTGTGCCGCGCTCGTCGTTCCTCCGTCGCCTCGTTCCGCGCTTTTTCGACGCCCCCGACCTGGGCATGGTCCAGGCCCGCTGGGGCCATCTCAACCGGGACGATTCGTTGCTGACGAGGGTGCAGGCCTTCGGGCTGGACGCCCACTTTGCGATCGAGCAGCGGGTGCGCGAGTTGGCGGGCTGCTTTCTGAACTTCAACGGCACTGCCGGCGTCTGGCGTCGCGCCTGCATCGAAGACGCCGGCGGCTGGGCCCACGACACGCTCACCGAAGACCTCGACCTCAGCTACCGCGCACAGCTCCGGGGCTGGGCCCTCACGTACGTTTCCACCGCGGAGGCCCCGGCCGAGCTGCCGCCCGACATGAACGCGCTCCGCACCCAGCAATTTCGGTGGGCGAAGGGCGGCGCCGAAACGGCCCTCAAGCTGACGGGCCGCCTCTGGCGCTCGGCCCAGCCGTGGCGGGTGAAACTGGAAGGGACGTTCCACCTCACTGCCCACTTCGCCTTCCCCTTTATCTTGCTCGCCGCCCTGACCCATGCCCCCCTTCTTCTGCTGAAGGGCATCGGGCACGGGCCTGGGGAGGTCTATTTCGCCATCATGGGGTTCGGCCTGTTCGGGTTCGCCGGATTCTTCCTCGCCCAGCTCTTTGCGCAGCGGGCCCTGCATCCCGACTGGCGACGACGCCTCCGCCTCTTCGTGCCGTTCATGGCCGGCACCATGGGCCTCTCGCTCAGCAACACGAGCGCCGTGTGGCAGGCCCTCCGGGGCACCGACACGGCGTTCATCCGCACGCCAAAGTTCGGCGCCACCAGCGGCGACGGCTGGTGGGAGAGCCGCTACGCCATCCGCGAGGTACCGCGAGTCGTGTGGGGCGAGCTGGCCCTGGCCCTCTACTCGACGGTGGGCCTCGGCGTCGTGGTCGGCCTCGGCGAGTGGGCCGCCGTCCCGTTCCAGGCGCTGTTCGCCCTCGGGTTTGCGCTGGTAACCGCGTCGAGCCTGCGGCAGGCCCTGACGGCCCAGCAGAGCCCGACGGCCTCCGCCCCGGCCTCGTCGCCGGCCGCCTGA
- a CDS encoding tetratricopeptide repeat protein, translating to MSVPDLQEPLALLEQKDYDAAIAMLSDKVAALPAHPGAHVLLAHAYETQKRWEEALQAWAEARFLMPNSPIAEAGAQRVLRRLEDHNETSFTFAFPPSLRSPSNADADTDAGDVTSPTDEPEDTPDDEDAGLAQLRRQAEREARQGGARPGLSDAPPSSDLPSSPDEDPPTPEEQVEELEDEGDAGDLDHLINELQSARIEPEAEPEAEAPPPEADDEAEMAAEDDDTEDIVSETLARIHEGQDDYREAARIYATLAEQEPDRADEFQEKADEMRLKADESDEEA from the coding sequence ATGTCTGTGCCCGACCTTCAGGAGCCCCTCGCCTTGCTCGAGCAGAAGGACTACGACGCCGCCATCGCGATGCTCAGCGACAAGGTGGCGGCTCTGCCGGCCCATCCGGGGGCGCACGTGCTGCTGGCCCACGCGTACGAGACCCAGAAGCGCTGGGAGGAGGCCCTGCAGGCGTGGGCGGAGGCGCGCTTCCTAATGCCGAACAGCCCCATCGCCGAGGCGGGCGCACAGCGGGTCCTCCGCCGCCTGGAGGACCACAACGAAACCTCGTTCACCTTTGCCTTTCCGCCGTCCCTCAGGTCCCCCTCCAACGCCGACGCGGACACCGACGCCGGCGACGTCACGTCCCCGACCGACGAGCCGGAGGACACGCCGGACGACGAGGACGCCGGCCTCGCCCAATTGCGGCGCCAGGCCGAACGGGAGGCCCGGCAGGGCGGCGCCCGCCCCGGCCTGTCCGACGCGCCCCCGTCGTCCGATCTTCCGTCCTCCCCGGACGAGGACCCGCCGACGCCCGAAGAGCAGGTCGAAGAGCTCGAGGACGAGGGCGACGCCGGCGACCTCGACCATCTCATCAACGAACTGCAATCAGCCCGCATCGAGCCGGAGGCGGAGCCCGAAGCCGAAGCCCCGCCCCCGGAGGCGGACGACGAGGCGGAAATGGCGGCCGAGGACGACGACACGGAGGACATCGTCTCGGAAACGCTGGCCCGCATTCATGAGGGACAGGACGACTACCGAGAGGCCGCCCGCATCTACGCCACGCTGGCCGAGCAGGAGCCCGACCGGGCCGACGAGTTTCAGGAAAAAGCCGACGAGATGCGTCTGAAGGCCGACGAGTCCGACGAAGAGGCCTGA
- a CDS encoding ArsA family ATPase, whose protein sequence is MLFPAGDDDVPFDDAPRVLLFTGKGGTGKTTCAAATAQHAARQGHKTLVLSSDPAHSLADALDQELGPEAQEVRDRLFAQEVDLYYSMKKHWGNMRELMLTVFRWQGVDQIAAEELAALPGMNEGSVLLWLEEALREADYDLIVVDSAPTGETLTLLTLPQVTQWWLAKAFPFQKMAVKSLGFGVRKATGIPLDKGYEELEVIFEKLERVQQVLATPSTTSIRLVTNPEKMVIEEARRAFTYLQLYGYGVDSVIVNRVLPEDEVPPNSFFEGYVESQRKYLEEIEQSFRPLPILQVPHLGEEVFGAERLGRIGDAMYSEREPTDVFYDEPTFTVQEDGDAYVLSLRLAFATEDDVDVRQLGDQLVVQVANQRSNVILPNFLNYYQMTSATLEEEWLRVRFRPDAESPSG, encoded by the coding sequence ATGCTCTTCCCCGCCGGCGACGACGACGTTCCCTTCGACGACGCCCCCCGCGTCCTTCTGTTCACGGGGAAGGGCGGCACCGGCAAGACCACCTGTGCCGCCGCCACGGCCCAGCACGCGGCCCGGCAGGGCCACAAGACACTTGTCCTCTCTTCGGACCCCGCCCACAGCCTCGCCGACGCGCTCGACCAGGAGCTCGGCCCCGAGGCCCAGGAAGTCCGCGACCGCCTCTTCGCCCAGGAGGTGGACCTCTACTACTCGATGAAGAAGCACTGGGGCAACATGCGGGAGCTGATGCTTACCGTCTTCCGCTGGCAGGGGGTCGACCAGATTGCCGCCGAGGAGCTCGCCGCGCTGCCGGGCATGAACGAGGGATCGGTGCTGCTGTGGCTCGAAGAGGCCCTCCGCGAGGCCGACTACGACCTCATCGTCGTGGACAGTGCGCCCACCGGCGAGACGCTCACCCTGCTCACCCTGCCACAGGTCACCCAGTGGTGGCTCGCGAAGGCGTTCCCTTTCCAGAAGATGGCGGTCAAGTCGCTCGGCTTCGGCGTCCGCAAGGCCACCGGCATTCCGCTGGACAAGGGCTATGAGGAGCTGGAGGTCATCTTCGAGAAGCTGGAGCGCGTCCAGCAGGTGCTCGCCACGCCATCGACCACCTCGATCCGGCTCGTGACGAACCCCGAGAAGATGGTGATTGAGGAAGCGCGGCGGGCGTTTACGTACTTGCAGCTGTACGGCTACGGCGTAGACAGTGTCATCGTGAACCGTGTGCTTCCGGAAGACGAGGTGCCACCCAACTCGTTCTTCGAGGGCTACGTGGAGAGCCAGCGCAAATATCTCGAGGAGATCGAGCAGAGCTTCCGTCCCCTTCCCATCCTGCAGGTGCCGCATCTAGGGGAAGAGGTGTTTGGGGCCGAGCGACTGGGCCGCATCGGGGACGCAATGTACTCGGAACGGGAACCGACGGACGTGTTCTACGACGAACCCACGTTCACGGTGCAGGAGGACGGAGACGCCTACGTTCTGAGCCTCCGCCTCGCGTTCGCCACGGAGGACGACGTCGACGTGCGTCAGCTCGGGGATCAGCTCGTCGTACAGGTCGCCAACCAGCGGTCCAACGTGATCCTCCCCAACTTCCTCAACTACTACCAAATGACGAGCGCAACCCTGGAGGAGGAATGGCTCCGCGTCCGCTTCCGTCCGGATGCCGAGTCTCCGTCCGGGTGA
- the tsaE gene encoding tRNA (adenosine(37)-N6)-threonylcarbamoyltransferase complex ATPase subunit type 1 TsaE — protein MPDTTSSTVQDLFPRTTDSVADTMALGARTAKTLSSGAVVALYGDLGSGKTHFVKGVAQGLGLPPAEVRSPTFTILSVHDSGGGPLYHFDAYRVQTPDEFVELGFETYVHGDGLTCIEWADRVGTLLSSDTVHLQFHHVAPSKRRVTLGAPDDAPSENAH, from the coding sequence ATGCCCGACACGACAAGCAGCACAGTCCAGGACCTCTTTCCCCGAACGACCGACTCGGTGGCGGACACCATGGCACTTGGGGCCCGCACCGCGAAGACGCTTTCCTCGGGTGCCGTCGTCGCGCTGTACGGCGACCTGGGCTCGGGCAAGACCCACTTCGTGAAAGGCGTCGCGCAGGGGCTCGGGCTGCCCCCCGCCGAGGTCCGCAGTCCGACCTTTACGATTCTTTCCGTCCACGACAGCGGCGGGGGCCCGCTTTACCACTTCGACGCCTACCGCGTGCAGACCCCCGACGAGTTCGTAGAGCTCGGCTTCGAGACGTACGTGCACGGCGACGGCCTGACGTGCATCGAGTGGGCCGACCGGGTCGGCACCCTCCTCTCGTCCGACACTGTCCACCTCCAGTTCCATCACGTGGCCCCGTCGAAACGGCGCGTCACGCTCGGCGCCCCGGACGATGCCCCGTCGGAAAACGCCCACTGA
- a CDS encoding bifunctional folylpolyglutamate synthase/dihydrofolate synthase produces MSDALDLLLDRPQYANVADDAFAPGLDRMRALVDEMGTPHEALRAVHVAGTNGKGSTAAMTAAIATAAGLRTGLHTSPHLTHVAQRMRVDGTPAPTDWLADALDAHRALIAEVQPSFFELAVALTFRYFAEQGVDLAAIEVGLGGRLDSTNVLSPALSVLTHVGLDHTDMLGETLGAIAREKAGIIKPETPALSAVTEDEAQAAIAEVAAEQNAPLHRLDDEATWTTHRSDLTGSVFTLDTPARHYDRLPLSLAGPHQQRNAALAVRAAELTVLADADDATADAAVRNGLGDVRGHTGFHGRLDVLREAPLLVVDVGHNPPAIAATLDTVAPVVADRGGTLHVCLNAVRGKQLDETARLLATHDAVVTPIPIDTKRALPPDEIAERLRAQGVTVNAPQPLADALDAFEQGAAPADGLLLTGSHKLVDVLPPRLRD; encoded by the coding sequence ATGTCCGACGCCCTCGACCTTCTTTTGGACCGCCCCCAGTACGCCAACGTCGCCGACGACGCGTTCGCCCCCGGCCTGGACCGGATGCGGGCACTGGTTGACGAGATGGGCACCCCGCACGAGGCGCTCCGGGCCGTGCACGTGGCCGGGACGAACGGAAAGGGCTCGACCGCCGCGATGACCGCCGCCATCGCCACCGCGGCGGGCCTGCGCACGGGCCTCCACACCTCCCCCCACCTCACGCACGTCGCCCAGCGGATGCGGGTGGACGGCACGCCCGCCCCCACAGACTGGCTTGCCGATGCACTCGATGCGCACCGCGCCCTCATCGCAGAGGTTCAGCCCAGCTTCTTCGAGCTCGCCGTCGCCCTCACCTTCCGGTACTTTGCCGAGCAGGGCGTGGACCTCGCGGCCATCGAGGTGGGCCTGGGCGGGCGGCTCGACTCGACGAACGTGCTCTCCCCAGCCCTGTCGGTTCTCACCCACGTCGGCCTCGACCACACCGACATGCTCGGGGAGACCCTTGGCGCCATCGCCCGCGAGAAGGCGGGCATCATCAAGCCCGAGACCCCTGCTCTCAGCGCCGTAACCGAGGACGAGGCGCAGGCCGCCATCGCCGAGGTCGCCGCCGAGCAGAACGCGCCGCTCCACCGGCTCGACGACGAGGCGACCTGGACGACGCACCGGTCGGACCTGACCGGGAGCGTGTTCACGCTCGACACCCCGGCACGCCACTACGACCGGCTGCCGCTGTCGCTCGCCGGCCCTCACCAGCAGCGCAACGCCGCCCTGGCCGTCCGGGCCGCGGAGCTCACCGTCCTCGCCGACGCAGACGACGCAACAGCGGACGCCGCGGTGCGCAACGGGCTCGGCGACGTGCGGGGACACACCGGCTTCCACGGCCGGCTCGATGTCCTCCGGGAAGCGCCTCTCCTCGTGGTCGACGTGGGCCACAACCCGCCGGCCATCGCCGCGACCCTCGACACCGTGGCCCCCGTCGTGGCCGACCGCGGCGGCACGCTGCACGTGTGCCTCAACGCGGTGCGCGGCAAGCAGCTCGACGAGACGGCCCGGCTGCTCGCCACCCACGACGCCGTCGTGACCCCCATCCCCATCGACACGAAGCGCGCCCTCCCGCCCGACGAGATCGCCGAGCGCCTCCGTGCCCAGGGCGTGACCGTCAACGCCCCACAGCCCCTCGCCGACGCGCTCGACGCGTTTGAGCAGGGCGCCGCCCCCGCGGACGGGCTGCTGCTCACTGGCTCGCACAAGCTCGTGGACGTGCTCCCGCCCAGGCTCCGCGACTGA
- the thiL gene encoding thiamine-phosphate kinase has protein sequence MESQEQSDQTALAEIGEFGLIALLRDTLGEPTDDTIVSGIADDAAVYRTDDDRVHVMTTDTLIEGVHFDRAFMPMEHLGFKALSVNVSDVVAMNASPRYATVSIGVPQNVSVEMITTIYEGLKQACDAYDMHIVGGDTNASHGLSLSVSVVGAAAEDDVVYRTGAQVGDKICVTGDVGSSYAGLKVLLRNRERLQEQEEDFEPDLDPYSYVIRRHLAPPAQLKTVRGWGDAGVQPHALIDISDGLSAEVHHICEAGDIGAQLYEPALPIDPETRNTATDFGEDVTIYALFGGEDYELVFTIPEDELDALDPQTYTVVGEIVEPDDPEHPIKLQRAHGENVPLQPGGFDHFDGPSATAPPA, from the coding sequence ATGGAATCCCAGGAGCAGTCCGATCAGACGGCCCTCGCTGAAATTGGTGAGTTTGGCCTCATTGCCCTCCTGCGCGACACGCTCGGCGAGCCCACCGACGACACCATCGTGTCGGGCATCGCCGACGACGCGGCCGTGTATCGCACGGACGACGATCGCGTACACGTCATGACCACCGACACCCTTATTGAAGGGGTCCATTTCGACCGTGCCTTCATGCCGATGGAGCACCTCGGCTTCAAGGCCCTTTCGGTCAACGTGAGCGACGTGGTCGCGATGAACGCGTCGCCGCGCTACGCGACTGTCTCGATCGGCGTTCCGCAGAACGTGTCCGTCGAGATGATTACCACGATCTACGAGGGCCTGAAGCAGGCCTGCGACGCCTACGACATGCACATTGTGGGGGGCGATACGAACGCGTCCCATGGCCTATCCCTCTCGGTCTCGGTCGTGGGGGCGGCGGCGGAAGACGACGTGGTCTACCGTACGGGGGCCCAAGTGGGCGACAAGATCTGCGTCACGGGCGACGTCGGCTCCTCATACGCGGGCCTGAAGGTGTTGCTGCGCAACCGGGAGCGCCTTCAGGAGCAGGAGGAGGACTTTGAGCCGGACCTCGACCCGTACTCCTACGTCATCCGACGGCACTTGGCCCCGCCGGCCCAGCTCAAGACCGTTCGTGGGTGGGGCGACGCTGGGGTCCAGCCCCACGCCCTCATCGACATTTCGGACGGCCTCTCCGCCGAGGTGCATCACATCTGCGAGGCCGGGGACATTGGCGCGCAGCTCTACGAGCCGGCCCTGCCCATCGACCCGGAGACCCGAAACACGGCCACCGACTTCGGGGAGGACGTGACGATCTACGCCTTGTTCGGCGGCGAGGACTACGAATTGGTGTTCACGATTCCGGAAGACGAACTCGACGCCCTCGATCCACAAACGTATACGGTGGTGGGCGAGATCGTGGAGCCGGACGACCCCGAGCATCCGATCAAGCTTCAGCGCGCCCACGGCGAAAATGTCCCCCTTCAGCCCGGGGGCTTCGACCACTTCGACGGCCCGTCCGCAACCGCCCCGCCGGCGTAG
- a CDS encoding anhydro-N-acetylmuramic acid kinase, with protein sequence MDALLNLHRQSPRTVVGLMSGTSLDGVDAALVQLDGSGPDLTMESKAFVHAPYPTALRDLIRTNTDPASSSIQDVTRLDARIAEAYAVAVDRVLAEADMDRGALDLVGAHGQTVCHRPEPADCAGEDVRATLQLGNPATLATRLGVPVVGNFRAADLALGGQGAPLVPYFDHVAFTDPDEARGLLNLGGIANLTVLPAGGTPDAVRAFDTGPANMVIDALATRLFGAPHDPDGRHADAGTPDHDLLADLLEGDFFRREPPKSTGRDDFGPGYVDRLLGAAQSRDLSPEDTMATATLLTAASVYQAYAQYIRSDQAIDTLIVSGGGVHNDTLLRMLEEAFTPIPVRPTSDYGVDPDAKEALCFAVLAHEAVNGTPTNLPSVTGASARTRLGSLSVPGS encoded by the coding sequence ATGGACGCCCTTCTCAACCTCCACCGCCAGTCGCCCCGCACGGTCGTCGGACTCATGTCCGGCACCTCGCTCGACGGGGTGGACGCCGCCCTCGTGCAGCTGGACGGCAGCGGCCCGGACCTGACGATGGAGTCCAAGGCGTTCGTGCACGCCCCCTATCCCACAGCCCTCCGGGACCTCATTCGCACAAACACGGATCCGGCCTCGTCGTCGATCCAGGACGTGACGCGCCTCGATGCCCGTATCGCGGAGGCGTACGCGGTGGCCGTCGATCGCGTGCTGGCGGAGGCCGACATGGACCGCGGGGCGCTCGATCTCGTGGGGGCCCACGGCCAGACCGTGTGCCACCGTCCTGAGCCGGCGGACTGTGCCGGCGAAGACGTGCGGGCCACGCTCCAGCTCGGCAATCCGGCGACCCTCGCGACACGGCTGGGCGTGCCGGTCGTCGGAAATTTCCGCGCGGCGGACCTCGCCCTGGGCGGACAGGGCGCCCCGCTCGTCCCGTACTTCGACCATGTGGCCTTCACCGACCCCGATGAGGCCCGCGGGCTGCTCAACCTCGGCGGCATCGCTAACCTTACGGTGCTGCCCGCCGGCGGGACGCCGGACGCGGTCCGTGCCTTCGATACCGGCCCGGCCAACATGGTGATCGATGCCCTCGCCACCCGCCTCTTCGGCGCTCCCCACGACCCGGATGGCCGGCACGCCGACGCCGGCACACCCGACCACGACCTGCTCGCCGACCTGCTGGAGGGCGACTTCTTCCGCCGGGAGCCCCCCAAATCCACGGGCCGTGACGACTTTGGGCCCGGCTACGTGGACCGCCTGCTCGGTGCCGCCCAGTCCCGCGACCTCTCCCCCGAGGACACAATGGCCACGGCGACCCTTCTCACCGCCGCGTCCGTCTACCAGGCCTACGCGCAGTACATACGCTCCGACCAGGCGATCGATACCCTCATCGTCAGCGGCGGCGGCGTGCACAACGACACGCTCCTGCGGATGCTGGAGGAGGCCTTCACCCCGATCCCGGTTCGTCCCACATCGGACTACGGCGTGGATCCGGACGCGAAAGAGGCCCTCTGCTTCGCCGTCCTCGCCCACGAGGCCGTCAACGGGACGCCCACCAACCTGCCGTCGGTGACGGGGGCGTCGGCGCGCACTCGACTCGGCTCCCTCAGTGTGCCGGGCTCGTAG